From a region of the Lentilactobacillus curieae genome:
- the rsmG gene encoding 16S rRNA (guanine(527)-N(7))-methyltransferase RsmG, which yields MNIDQFKKALLDQHIEITDEQLNQFDTYFKLLVATNEHVNLTTITEKPDVYLKHFFDSVTPAFFVSQIRTEPLTICDVGAGAGFPSIPLKILFPQLQVTIVDSLNKRINFLKELVDQLGLTGVELHHARAEEFGGKKSDYREKFDIVTARAVARLSVLSEFCLPLTKVGGQMIAMKASKAEDELDDADKAIDMLGGQVVSDHSFNLADTDEPRHIIVIDKVKQTPKKYPRKPGTPAKEPLGQGKVRGN from the coding sequence ATGAACATTGACCAATTTAAAAAAGCATTGTTAGACCAACATATTGAAATAACAGATGAGCAACTTAACCAATTTGACACTTATTTCAAGCTATTAGTGGCAACTAACGAGCATGTAAATCTAACTACCATAACGGAAAAACCAGACGTTTATCTCAAACATTTCTTTGATTCGGTAACGCCTGCCTTTTTTGTTTCACAGATTCGAACAGAACCATTGACGATTTGTGATGTTGGTGCCGGTGCTGGTTTTCCAAGTATTCCGCTTAAAATATTGTTTCCGCAACTTCAAGTAACAATCGTCGACTCGCTAAATAAGCGAATCAACTTCTTGAAAGAGTTGGTGGATCAGTTGGGGTTAACGGGTGTTGAATTACACCATGCCCGGGCAGAAGAGTTTGGTGGTAAGAAGTCAGACTACCGGGAAAAGTTTGATATTGTTACCGCACGGGCAGTTGCTCGTTTATCAGTGTTAAGCGAATTTTGCTTGCCGTTGACCAAAGTTGGTGGGCAGATGATTGCTATGAAGGCCTCAAAAGCTGAGGATGAATTGGATGATGCTGATAAGGCAATTGATATGCTTGGTGGTCAAGTAGTGTCAGACCATTCGTTTAACCTAGCAGATACTGATGAGCCAAGACATATTATCGTAATTGATAAAGTTAAACAAACACCAAAGAAGTACCCCAGGAAACCGGGGACTCCGGCTAAGGAACCCTTGGGGCAGGGGAAAGTAAGAGGGAATTAG
- the gdhA gene encoding NADP-specific glutamate dehydrogenase has translation MSNVQKYIESVKDVIQHRDPNQPEFQQAVFTVLDSLAPSLEDHPEWVEADLLSRLVEPERAIQFQVPWESDDGKFHVNRGFRVQFNSAIGPYKGGLRLHPSVNLSIVKFLGFEQILKNSLTALPIGGAKGGSEFDPKGKSDNEIMRFCQSFMTELQRHIGPDLDVPAGDIGVGGREIGYLFGAYKRLRGYQNGVLTGKGLTFGGSLARTEATGFGLLYYTNALVKAQGDSLEGKRIKISGAGNVATYAIQKATELGAKVITVSDSNGYIYDPKGINYKIVKKIKEVERSRIKEYADQVASAEYHGGSVWDFDVDYDIALPCATQNEISKDQAKLMIKDGIKYICEGANMPSTPDAIAIYRENRVLYGPAKAANAGGVAVSALEMSQNSERLAWSFEDVDGRLKLLMENIFAKSEAADKKYGLDKDYQAGANIAGFEKVATAMMTQGLV, from the coding sequence ATGAGCAACGTACAAAAATATATTGAATCCGTAAAAGATGTAATTCAACACCGTGACCCTAATCAACCAGAATTCCAACAAGCTGTCTTTACAGTTCTTGACAGTTTGGCACCATCACTTGAAGATCATCCTGAATGGGTGGAAGCAGATCTTTTATCAAGACTTGTTGAACCAGAACGTGCAATTCAATTTCAGGTTCCTTGGGAATCAGACGATGGTAAGTTCCATGTAAATCGTGGATTCCGAGTGCAATTCAACTCAGCCATTGGACCTTACAAGGGTGGCTTGAGATTGCATCCAAGTGTAAACCTTAGTATTGTTAAATTTCTTGGCTTTGAACAAATTTTGAAAAATAGTTTAACTGCGTTACCAATCGGTGGTGCAAAGGGTGGTAGTGAGTTTGATCCTAAAGGGAAGTCTGATAACGAAATCATGCGTTTCTGCCAAAGTTTTATGACTGAGCTACAACGTCATATTGGTCCAGACTTAGATGTTCCTGCCGGTGATATTGGCGTTGGTGGTCGAGAGATTGGCTACTTGTTTGGTGCTTATAAACGATTACGTGGTTATCAAAACGGTGTCTTAACTGGTAAGGGATTAACATTTGGTGGTAGTTTGGCAAGAACAGAGGCCACTGGATTTGGTTTGCTTTACTACACAAACGCTTTGGTTAAGGCTCAAGGCGATAGTTTAGAAGGAAAACGAATTAAGATTTCCGGTGCAGGAAACGTTGCTACATACGCTATCCAAAAGGCGACAGAATTAGGTGCCAAGGTTATCACTGTTTCTGATTCAAATGGTTACATCTACGATCCAAAGGGGATTAACTACAAGATTGTCAAGAAGATTAAAGAAGTTGAACGTAGCCGAATTAAGGAATATGCAGATCAAGTTGCGAGTGCTGAATATCATGGAGGTTCAGTTTGGGACTTTGATGTCGATTACGACATTGCGTTACCATGTGCAACTCAAAACGAAATCAGCAAGGATCAAGCTAAATTAATGATTAAAGACGGTATCAAATACATCTGTGAGGGTGCTAACATGCCAAGTACGCCTGATGCAATCGCAATTTATCGCGAAAACCGCGTCCTTTATGGACCAGCTAAGGCTGCCAATGCTGGTGGTGTTGCTGTTTCTGCTCTAGAAATGAGCCAAAACAGCGAACGACTAGCTTGGAGTTTTGAAGATGTTGATGGTCGTCTTAAATTATTGATGGAAAATATCTTTGCTAAGTCAGAAGCAGCTGATAAGAAGTATGGATTGGATAAGGACTATCAAGCTGGCGCTAATATTGCCGGATTTGAAAAAGTTGCCACTGCGATGATGACCCAAGGATTGGTTTAA
- the rihC gene encoding ribonucleoside hydrolase RihC has protein sequence MTIKIIMDTDPGIDDAAALTMALNDPEIDLKLITTVAGNVTVDKTTKNAQKIVRFFNKDVPVAAGAKQPLIKEFEDAARIHGESGMPGYDFPEDLPTPLAKTAVEALRDEIMSSDEPITLVPTGSYTNIALLFSEYPEVKDHIERIVAMGGSLGMGNMTSAAEFNVFTDPDAAKIVYQSGIPIVMVGLDITMKALLTPDSLSQLEHMNETGKMLHDIIINDGDNSDDGIAMHDVNTIFYLLHPEAITTKDMWVDVITDGPAIGETVGDIRGAYHDGKTNASVCVDIDAQAFNKWFLEEVSKIK, from the coding sequence ATGACAATTAAAATTATTATGGATACTGATCCTGGGATTGACGATGCCGCAGCGTTGACAATGGCATTGAATGATCCTGAAATTGATTTAAAGTTGATTACCACTGTTGCGGGGAACGTAACTGTTGATAAGACAACTAAAAATGCTCAAAAGATTGTCCGATTCTTCAATAAAGATGTGCCAGTTGCTGCTGGTGCTAAACAGCCATTGATCAAAGAGTTTGAAGATGCTGCCCGGATTCATGGTGAGTCAGGGATGCCTGGATATGATTTTCCAGAGGATCTGCCAACTCCTTTAGCTAAGACCGCTGTTGAAGCTCTTCGTGATGAAATTATGAGTAGTGATGAACCAATTACTTTGGTGCCAACTGGTTCATATACCAATATTGCATTGCTATTCAGTGAGTATCCTGAAGTTAAGGATCACATCGAACGGATTGTTGCCATGGGTGGCTCACTTGGAATGGGCAACATGACCTCAGCTGCTGAGTTCAATGTGTTTACTGATCCAGACGCCGCTAAAATTGTGTATCAATCAGGGATTCCAATCGTTATGGTTGGTTTAGACATTACCATGAAGGCCTTGTTAACTCCTGACTCATTGTCACAATTGGAGCATATGAACGAAACTGGTAAGATGCTTCATGACATTATCATCAATGATGGTGACAACAGCGATGATGGAATTGCCATGCATGATGTAAACACCATTTTCTACCTACTTCACCCAGAAGCAATCACTACAAAGGATATGTGGGTTGATGTAATTACCGATGGTCCCGCAATTGGCGAAACTGTTGGGGACATTCGTGGTGCTTATCATGATGGTAAGACTAACGCTAGCGTTTGTGTCGATATTGATGCACAGGCATTTAACAAGTGGTTCTTAGAAGAAGTTTCAAAAATTAAATAG